Below is a genomic region from Methylocystis sp. ATCC 49242.
GCCTCGTCGGAGAGCCGATAGACGTGGGTCGGCTCGTCGACCAGAACCGAGGCGCCGCGCGGCGCGCCGCGATACAGACCCATTTCGCCCAGCAATGTATTGTCGAGCATGCTGCGCAGCCGCACGACCTTGCCGTCGGGCGAATTGAAGAGAATGGTGACGCGTCCGGACGACAGAAGGAAGAGACTGTCGCCCGCGTCGCCTTGTTCGAAGACGAATTCGCCGGGCTGCAACTCGATCGACGTGAGGTAATTCGTCAAGCGCTCGAACAGGCCGGGGGCGCCGAGTTCGGCTTCGAGCCATTCCCTGGTCGAGCGTTTCCCTGCCGCGACGCCCGCCGAACTGGCGAGCAGCCTGTCCTCGCACCATTCGAGCGCGGCGTCGAGATCGGGGAAGACGCGACAGGACGCGTCTCCCTTCTCCCGAAGGAGGCCGCCATTCGCGAGCGAGAGCGCGACATTGGGCGGCAATTCGGCGAGCACCAGATCGAACCTTTCGCGCTCCGCGAGATGACGAAGTTTGAGCAGCGTCATGACAGCCGAATAATCGATCCCGAGCACCTGACGAAAATCGAGGATCAGACTTCGGCAGGCGCCTTCCTCGCCTGTCAGCGCTTCCTTGACATGCATGAGGAGATTGTGCGCGCTGCCAAAGAAAATAAAGCCGTGAAGCCACATGATCTGGATCTCCGAGCCCTGACGTCTCAGCGCGTCGGCGTGGTGGCTCGGCCGATCCACGCGGCTGGAGTAATTGCTGCGATCCATGCCGTGCTTCACGAGCCGCACGCGGCTCGTGCTGACGGCGAAAGTAATGCAGGCGGCGATGACGCCGACGCCGACGCCCGCGACGAAATCGAAAAGTACAATGGTAAGAAAAATAATGATCAATTGAAGATAGTCGGCGCGCTGCAACGTGCGCCAGCTCCTGACGAGCCATTCGTCTAGCATTCCGACGCCGAGTTGGAGCAGAAGTCCGCCGAGAACCGGCACGGGCACAAAACCGAGCGGCGTGGGGCCGAGCGCCAGTGGAAACAGGCACAGGGCTCCCGCCACGAGACCGCCCGCGCGCGATCTCGCTCCGATCTGGTGTCCGAAAAGAGTGCGGCTGACCGAAAGCGTTCCGACGGTTCCGCCGCCGAGACCGGCGACGGCGTTCGCAACGCCGTTGACTTTCAGCTCATGATCCAGGTCGACCTCGGCTCGCGTTTCGACTTCTATGGCCATGATGCTGAGAAGCAAGGTCGCGACGGTCACCGTGATCAGAGCAATATAATCTCCCGCAGATTTCAGGATCTCGTCCGGAGCGACCTGCGTCAGGGCGCCGTAAAGCCAATGGACGGGGAGCGCGCCCGAAGAAGTCGCGGGAAGCGGAAGCAGCCAGCCGGCTTCGCGCGCCTGCGGGACAGGGACGCCCATCACGAGCAGCGCCAATGGAATCCCGGCGGTGGTGAAAATGAGAAGGCCCGGGAAAACCGCCGGATGACGGGCGCGGCGCGCCTGAGCGAGGGCAATCGCGAAAGCGGCGCCCACGGCGAGTTGTGCGAGATGGCGGCCCGAGGCGACATCCGTCAGGAGTTCGGGAGACAGGGGCTTGCGACTGAGAATGCGGATCGCGCCGCTCGCGAGAAACCATCCCGATGCGGCCATGAAACCGCCGATCACGGGGTAGGGCAAAAATCTTATCCATCGTCCAAGCCTCAGTACGCCGAAGGCGTAGGAGGTGACGCCGACGATCAGCGAACCGGCGAGAAGCGCGGCGATGACTGTCGGGCCCGCCTGATCAGCGCGTCCCAGCCC
It encodes:
- a CDS encoding SulP family inorganic anion transporter; protein product: MSGVIASVVIIATSLSYSALIFSGPLAEFLPVGIASGLVGAGLGAIVFAVMSGLPFAIAAPDSKAIAVLASMSTIIANNLIGLGRADQAGPTVIAALLAGSLIVGVTSYAFGVLRLGRWIRFLPYPVIGGFMAASGWFLASGAIRILSRKPLSPELLTDVASGRHLAQLAVGAAFAIALAQARRARHPAVFPGLLIFTTAGIPLALLVMGVPVPQAREAGWLLPLPATSSGALPVHWLYGALTQVAPDEILKSAGDYIALITVTVATLLLSIMAIEVETRAEVDLDHELKVNGVANAVAGLGGGTVGTLSVSRTLFGHQIGARSRAGGLVAGALCLFPLALGPTPLGFVPVPVLGGLLLQLGVGMLDEWLVRSWRTLQRADYLQLIIIFLTIVLFDFVAGVGVGVIAACITFAVSTSRVRLVKHGMDRSNYSSRVDRPSHHADALRRQGSEIQIMWLHGFIFFGSAHNLLMHVKEALTGEEGACRSLILDFRQVLGIDYSAVMTLLKLRHLAERERFDLVLAELPPNVALSLANGGLLREKGDASCRVFPDLDAALEWCEDRLLASSAGVAAGKRSTREWLEAELGAPGLFERLTNYLTSIELQPGEFVFEQGDAGDSLFLLSSGRVTILFNSPDGKVVRLRSMLDNTLLGEMGLYRGAPRGASVLVDEPTHVYRLSDEAFDRMEREEPQLAHAFHKFVVRMLASRLDIANREVAGLQR